Proteins found in one Rhodobacteraceae bacterium D3-12 genomic segment:
- a CDS encoding GNAT family N-acetyltransferase yields MLALPPLPDVPDLTIRPARARDRMAVGRLLERSYSELLTEDYPTPILAAALPLMTRANPELLMLPTYFVALCGGEVVAVGGWSATLLRSGQGAADVGHVRHVACDPDWLRRGVTRAVMEQSFDSARVAGIRLLSCLSTRTAAPFYRSLGFEVVGEVELRMGPGVFFPVVEMRKLL; encoded by the coding sequence ATGCTCGCCCTGCCACCGCTGCCCGATGTGCCAGACCTGACGATTCGCCCCGCTCGTGCGCGTGACAGGATGGCCGTCGGCCGCCTGCTTGAGCGGTCGTATTCCGAGCTTTTGACCGAGGACTATCCCACGCCAATATTGGCCGCAGCGTTGCCCTTGATGACGCGGGCCAACCCCGAACTGCTGATGCTGCCAACCTACTTCGTCGCGCTTTGCGGTGGTGAGGTTGTGGCGGTGGGCGGCTGGAGTGCGACGCTACTGCGGAGCGGGCAGGGGGCCGCGGATGTCGGGCACGTTCGGCATGTGGCCTGCGATCCTGATTGGCTGCGCCGGGGCGTAACACGAGCGGTTATGGAGCAGAGCTTTGACAGTGCCCGCGTGGCGGGGATCAGGTTGTTATCTTGTCTCAGCACGCGCACGGCAGCGCCGTTTTACCGCTCGCTAGGGTTCGAGGTCGTAGGCGAGGTGGAACTGCGCATGGGGCCGGGGGTGTTCTTTCCAGTGGTGGAAATGCGCAAGCTCTTGTGA
- the rpmG gene encoding 50S ribosomal protein L33: MAKPTTIKIRLNSSAGTGHFYVTKKNARTMTEKMVVRKYDPVARKHVEYKEGKIK; this comes from the coding sequence ATGGCGAAGCCGACCACAATCAAAATCCGCCTGAACTCGTCCGCGGGCACGGGCCACTTCTATGTGACCAAGAAAAACGCACGCACCATGACCGAGAAGATGGTCGTACGCAAATACGACCCCGTGGCGCGCAAGCATGTCGAGTACAAGGAAGGCAAGATCAAGTAA
- a CDS encoding N-acetylmuramoyl-L-alanine amidase, which yields MGATSPEIIQRPTTAFGSREGAPPCLIVLHYTAMESAGAALERLCDPEIEVSAHYLISETGETVQMVDESERAWHAGAGRWGACDDVNTHSIGIELANRGDHPFGEPQMAALEGLLAAIMARHGIPAEHVIGHSDIAPGRKIDPGPRFDWARLARRGLSIWPLGDAKPSDFARDAAAFGYPVADVGEGLVLEAFRLRFRPWADGPVSDADRAAMAELAARWPVQAVRGEPRVKRR from the coding sequence TTGGGCGCGACCTCGCCTGAGATAATCCAGCGCCCGACCACGGCCTTTGGCAGCCGTGAAGGGGCGCCACCCTGTCTGATCGTGTTGCACTATACCGCGATGGAGAGCGCTGGGGCCGCATTGGAGCGGTTGTGCGATCCTGAGATCGAGGTGTCGGCGCACTACCTGATTTCGGAAACTGGTGAAACCGTGCAGATGGTGGATGAGTCCGAGCGTGCGTGGCACGCGGGGGCAGGGCGCTGGGGCGCGTGCGATGACGTGAACACCCATTCCATCGGGATCGAGCTGGCCAATCGCGGGGATCATCCCTTTGGCGAGCCGCAAATGGCTGCGCTGGAGGGGTTGCTGGCCGCGATCATGGCACGGCATGGCATCCCTGCTGAGCACGTGATCGGGCATTCCGACATAGCGCCGGGCCGCAAGATTGATCCGGGGCCAAGGTTCGATTGGGCGCGGCTGGCGCGGCGCGGGCTGAGCATTTGGCCGCTGGGCGATGCGAAACCGAGTGATTTTGCGCGGGACGCGGCGGCGTTTGGGTATCCCGTGGCAGATGTGGGAGAGGGGTTGGTGCTGGAGGCGTTCCGGCTGCGGTTCCGGCCCTGGGCCGACGGGCCTGTGAGCGACGCGGATCGCGCGGCGATGGCGGAGCTGGCTGCGCGCTGGCCGGTGCAGGCCGTGCGCGGCGAACCACGGGTGAAGCGGCGGTAG
- the gatA gene encoding Asp-tRNA(Asn)/Glu-tRNA(Gln) amidotransferase subunit GatA, producing the protein MGDLNKLTIAEARDKLRAGDVTSVELTQDCLAAVEGAGALNAFVHHTPEIALEQAKAADARIAAGDAPAMCGIPLGIKDLFCTKGVPSQAASRILEGFKPEYESTITQNLFDAGSVMLGKLNMDEFAMGSSNETSVYGNAVNPWRRGNDDTALTPGGSSGGSASAVAADLCLAATGTDTGGSIRQPAAFTGITGIKPTYGRCSRWGVVAFASSLDQAGPMTKNVRDAAIMLETMCGHDAKDSTSVDLAVPNFEAMLTGDIKGKKIGLPKEYRMDGMPAEIEALWAKGADMLRSAGAEIVDISLPHTKYALPAYYVIAPAEASSNLARYDGVRYGHRAKLAQGDGITEMYEKTRAEGFGHEVQRRVMVGTYVLSAGFYDAYYNRARKVRTLIKKDFEDVFAQGIDAILTPATPSAAFGLGEMSDADPVAMYLNDVFTVTVNLAGLPGIAVPAGLDAKGLPLGLQLIGRPWEEGDLLNCAEALERAAGFVEKPGKWW; encoded by the coding sequence ATGGGCGATCTGAACAAACTGACCATCGCCGAGGCGCGTGACAAACTGCGCGCGGGAGACGTCACCAGTGTTGAGCTAACGCAAGATTGTCTGGCCGCAGTTGAGGGGGCCGGGGCGCTCAATGCCTTTGTGCATCACACGCCGGAGATCGCGTTGGAGCAGGCCAAAGCGGCCGATGCGCGGATTGCTGCGGGCGATGCGCCCGCGATGTGTGGTATCCCGCTCGGGATCAAGGACCTGTTTTGCACCAAGGGTGTTCCCAGTCAGGCGGCAAGTCGCATCCTTGAAGGATTCAAGCCGGAATACGAAAGCACCATTACGCAAAACCTGTTTGATGCGGGTTCGGTTATGCTGGGCAAGCTCAACATGGATGAATTCGCCATGGGCTCGTCCAACGAAACCTCGGTTTATGGCAATGCGGTTAACCCGTGGCGGCGCGGCAACGATGATACGGCGCTGACGCCGGGTGGCTCCTCGGGTGGTTCGGCCAGCGCGGTTGCAGCTGACTTGTGTCTTGCTGCGACAGGCACCGATACAGGCGGATCTATCCGCCAGCCCGCGGCATTCACGGGGATCACCGGGATCAAGCCGACTTACGGTCGCTGTTCGCGCTGGGGCGTGGTGGCGTTCGCGTCAAGCCTTGATCAGGCGGGACCGATGACCAAGAACGTGCGCGATGCCGCAATCATGCTGGAGACTATGTGCGGGCATGACGCCAAGGACAGCACCAGCGTGGATCTGGCTGTGCCGAATTTCGAAGCGATGCTGACCGGCGATATCAAGGGCAAGAAAATCGGATTGCCCAAAGAATATCGCATGGACGGAATGCCAGCCGAGATTGAAGCATTGTGGGCCAAGGGCGCCGACATGTTGCGCAGTGCTGGGGCAGAAATCGTTGATATCTCGTTGCCGCACACGAAATATGCGCTGCCCGCTTATTACGTGATTGCGCCGGCAGAGGCGTCTTCCAACCTCGCCCGTTATGACGGTGTGCGTTATGGCCACCGTGCCAAGCTGGCCCAGGGTGACGGCATCACCGAGATGTATGAAAAGACCCGCGCCGAAGGGTTCGGCCACGAAGTTCAGCGCCGGGTGATGGTGGGGACATATGTGCTCTCTGCTGGCTTCTATGACGCCTATTACAACCGGGCTCGTAAAGTGCGCACGCTGATCAAGAAAGACTTCGAGGATGTCTTTGCCCAAGGTATCGACGCAATCCTGACTCCGGCCACGCCAAGTGCCGCCTTTGGTCTTGGCGAGATGAGCGATGCTGATCCGGTGGCCATGTATCTGAACGACGTGTTCACAGTGACAGTGAACCTTGCCGGGTTGCCGGGGATCGCGGTCCCTGCGGGGCTGGACGCAAAGGGTCTGCCTTTGGGGCTGCAACTGATCGGGCGACCATGGGAAGAGGGCGATTTGCTGAATTGCGCCGAAGCGTTGGAGCGAGCGGCAGGATTTGTGGAAAAACCCGGAAAATGGTGGTAG
- the gatC gene encoding Asp-tRNA(Asn)/Glu-tRNA(Gln) amidotransferase subunit GatC yields the protein MSIDKDTAAKVAKLARIKVEEDALPALAGEFNAVLGFIEQLNEVDVDGVEPMVSVTPMRLKRREDVVTDGDQQNKVLSNAPDAREGFFAVPKVVE from the coding sequence ATGTCGATCGACAAGGATACGGCCGCCAAGGTGGCCAAACTGGCACGGATCAAGGTTGAGGAAGACGCTCTTCCCGCTCTGGCCGGAGAGTTCAACGCTGTTCTGGGCTTCATAGAACAGTTGAATGAAGTGGATGTAGACGGGGTCGAGCCGATGGTTTCGGTCACGCCGATGCGCCTTAAACGGCGCGAAGATGTGGTGACGGACGGCGATCAGCAGAACAAGGTTCTGAGCAATGCGCCCGACGCGCGCGAGGGCTTTTTCGCAGTTCCGAAGGTGGTTGAGTAA
- the aroC gene encoding chorismate synthase, whose amino-acid sequence MSMNTFGHLFRVTTWGESHGPALGATVDGCPPGVPLSEDMLQHWLDKRRPGQNKNTTQRQEADAVKILSGVFEGMTTGTPIQLMIENTDQRSKDYGEIAQTFRPGHADITYHLKYGLRDYRGGGRSSARETAARVAAGGVAREVIKALVPGLEIKGYMTRMGDMEIDRDAFDWDAIDTNPFWIPQGADIAQKWEDYLTDIRKAKDSVGGAVEVVARGAPAGLGAPVYAKLDTDLAAAMMSINAVKGVEIGEGMAAAGLKGTQNADEIFMGNDGQPVFSSNHAGGILGGISSGQDIVVRFAVKPTSSILTPRQSIRLDGSATEVITKGRHDPCVGIRAVPVGEAMMACVILDHILLHRGQVGENRGKIG is encoded by the coding sequence ATGAGCATGAATACATTCGGACACCTCTTCCGCGTCACCACATGGGGTGAAAGCCACGGCCCTGCGCTCGGCGCCACAGTCGATGGTTGCCCGCCCGGCGTGCCGCTGTCCGAAGACATGTTGCAACATTGGCTCGACAAACGACGCCCCGGTCAGAACAAGAACACCACTCAGCGACAGGAGGCAGATGCGGTCAAAATCCTTTCTGGCGTGTTCGAGGGCATGACCACCGGCACTCCGATCCAGTTGATGATTGAAAACACGGACCAGCGCAGCAAAGATTACGGCGAGATCGCCCAAACCTTTCGCCCCGGCCATGCCGACATCACCTATCACCTGAAATACGGTCTGCGGGATTATCGCGGTGGCGGACGCAGTTCGGCTCGCGAGACCGCTGCCCGTGTCGCCGCCGGTGGCGTGGCACGTGAAGTGATCAAAGCGTTGGTGCCGGGCCTTGAAATCAAAGGCTATATGACCCGCATGGGTGATATGGAGATCGACCGCGACGCCTTTGACTGGGACGCGATCGACACCAACCCCTTTTGGATTCCCCAAGGGGCCGACATTGCCCAAAAGTGGGAGGACTACCTCACTGATATCCGCAAAGCCAAGGACTCGGTCGGCGGCGCGGTTGAGGTTGTCGCTCGCGGCGCCCCTGCCGGGCTTGGCGCACCGGTTTACGCCAAACTCGACACCGATCTCGCCGCAGCGATGATGTCGATCAACGCGGTCAAAGGCGTTGAGATCGGCGAAGGCATGGCCGCCGCTGGCCTCAAGGGCACGCAAAACGCTGATGAAATTTTCATGGGAAATGACGGTCAGCCCGTTTTCTCGTCAAACCACGCCGGTGGCATCCTTGGCGGTATTTCGTCCGGTCAGGACATCGTTGTGCGCTTCGCCGTGAAGCCGACGTCTTCAATCCTCACCCCGCGCCAGTCGATCCGCCTTGATGGCTCGGCGACCGAGGTGATCACCAAGGGCCGGCATGATCCTTGCGTTGGCATCCGCGCCGTGCCCGTGGGCGAAGCGATGATGGCTTGCGTGATCCTCGATCATATATTGTTGCATCGCGGGCAAGTGGGCGAAAATCGCGGCAAAATCGGCTGA
- a CDS encoding AEC family transporter codes for MLAILSITFPIYAAVALGYFSVRKGVFKPDHMPVFGGYVMNIALPALLFNAVASRNVSEVFNLTYMAVFLVGGLMTIALAWVWFTAMGYSPSRRAVAIMGTTCPNSGFIGYPVLLLTFPALAGQVLALNMLVENFVLIPICLAMMEATKAGQDGHTLRKIARILAGFFRRPMVIGLIAGLIVSLSGFALPDPVTRFLSMLAASASALALFVIGGSLVGLPFRGNRSVAGQIVLGKLVLHPAMVAVAMVLVSLVGLAPLSHELRIAVIISAAIPMFSIYALFAQELNHEGMASIALITATSAAFITLNLLLLYLL; via the coding sequence ATGCTCGCCATCCTGTCAATCACCTTCCCGATCTATGCCGCCGTGGCTTTGGGTTATTTTTCTGTGCGCAAAGGGGTTTTTAAACCTGACCACATGCCGGTTTTCGGCGGCTATGTGATGAACATCGCTCTGCCCGCGCTTTTGTTTAACGCAGTGGCAAGCCGCAATGTCAGCGAAGTGTTCAATCTCACCTATATGGCGGTGTTTCTTGTCGGCGGCCTAATGACCATCGCATTGGCCTGGGTCTGGTTCACCGCAATGGGCTACAGCCCTTCGCGGCGCGCGGTGGCCATAATGGGCACCACCTGCCCGAATTCGGGCTTCATCGGCTACCCGGTGTTACTCCTGACCTTCCCTGCTCTGGCAGGGCAAGTGCTCGCTCTCAATATGTTGGTGGAGAACTTTGTTCTCATCCCGATCTGCCTTGCCATGATGGAAGCCACAAAAGCTGGCCAAGACGGGCATACACTGCGCAAGATCGCCCGCATCCTTGCCGGCTTTTTTCGCCGTCCAATGGTGATCGGCCTCATTGCAGGGCTGATCGTTTCACTCTCCGGGTTTGCTCTTCCCGACCCTGTGACGCGCTTCCTTTCGATGCTGGCGGCCTCTGCCTCGGCGCTTGCGCTCTTCGTTATCGGCGGCTCGCTTGTGGGTCTGCCGTTTCGTGGCAACAGGTCTGTGGCAGGACAGATCGTTCTGGGCAAACTCGTCTTACACCCTGCGATGGTGGCCGTTGCGATGGTGCTTGTCTCTCTCGTCGGTCTTGCTCCGCTCAGCCATGAGCTACGCATTGCCGTGATCATCTCCGCCGCGATCCCGATGTTCTCGATCTATGCTCTCTTCGCCCAAGAGCTGAACCACGAAGGCATGGCATCAATCGCCCTGATCACTGCGACATCTGCGGCGTTCATCACGCTCAATCTGTTGCTGCTCTACCTGCTCTAA
- a CDS encoding DMT family transporter, whose product MKLRVILMGVVFAFMWSSAFTSARVIVAYAPPVASLSLRFFISGLIGVAIALALRQSFRLTPGQWRATIVFGICQNALYLGLNFVAMQWIEAGLASIIASTMPLIVALLGWIVFRDKLHPVAMLGLIAGFVGVAIIMGGRLEGGLDVTGLVLCLVGATALAVATLSVRGASSGGNVMMIVGLQMFVGAACLAVVSAFTETISVTWSWQLVVAFVYTTLVPGLMATWVWFTLVNDIGAVKAATFHFLNPFFGVAVAAVFLGEELGALDVIGVAIVAAGILAVQLSKQAQIKP is encoded by the coding sequence ATGAAGTTACGGGTAATATTGATGGGGGTGGTGTTTGCCTTCATGTGGTCGTCGGCCTTTACATCCGCCCGCGTGATCGTGGCCTATGCGCCGCCGGTCGCTTCGCTCTCGCTCAGGTTTTTTATTTCGGGCCTGATTGGGGTCGCAATTGCACTGGCGCTGCGGCAGAGCTTTCGGCTTACACCGGGACAATGGCGCGCGACGATCGTTTTCGGGATTTGCCAAAACGCGCTTTACCTCGGGCTTAACTTTGTCGCGATGCAATGGATCGAGGCCGGGTTGGCGTCGATCATCGCGTCGACGATGCCTTTGATTGTAGCGCTGCTTGGGTGGATTGTGTTTCGCGACAAATTGCATCCGGTCGCGATGCTCGGGCTGATTGCAGGGTTTGTTGGCGTTGCGATCATCATGGGCGGACGGCTGGAAGGTGGATTGGATGTAACCGGATTGGTTCTGTGTCTTGTTGGCGCGACCGCTTTGGCGGTGGCAACCTTATCGGTGCGCGGGGCGTCTTCGGGTGGCAATGTGATGATGATCGTCGGGTTGCAAATGTTCGTTGGCGCGGCATGTCTTGCCGTTGTGTCCGCTTTCACCGAAACGATCAGCGTGACGTGGTCTTGGCAGCTGGTGGTGGCGTTCGTTTATACCACACTGGTGCCGGGGCTGATGGCGACGTGGGTTTGGTTTACGCTGGTCAACGACATCGGGGCGGTGAAGGCGGCAACATTTCACTTTCTCAATCCGTTTTTCGGCGTGGCGGTTGCTGCGGTGTTTTTGGGAGAGGAGCTGGGCGCGTTGGACGTGATCGGGGTGGCGATTGTTGCGGCTGGTATCCTTGCTGTGCAGCTTTCCAAGCAAGCACAGATCAAGCCTTAG
- a CDS encoding HU family DNA-binding protein, protein MAKPMTKTQLVAALAEEMGSDKKSAAGALDAVVAIITREVSGGGAVTLPGVGKIYCRERPERMVRNPATGEQIKKEADKVVKMTIAKALKDSVNG, encoded by the coding sequence ATGGCAAAACCAATGACCAAAACCCAGCTTGTGGCCGCACTGGCAGAAGAAATGGGCAGCGATAAGAAATCAGCCGCAGGCGCACTGGACGCTGTTGTGGCAATCATCACCCGCGAAGTTTCCGGCGGTGGTGCAGTGACCCTGCCGGGTGTTGGCAAAATTTATTGCCGCGAACGCCCTGAGCGTATGGTTCGCAACCCTGCTACGGGTGAGCAGATCAAGAAAGAAGCGGATAAAGTGGTCAAGATGACCATTGCCAAGGCTCTGAAAGACAGCGTTAACGGCTGA
- a CDS encoding AMP nucleosidase — protein sequence MDMEHGDFLGPDLMPAARFDDPKAAVERLCELYDAAVQFLCREFSKAMEGEAPSRRARACYPQIRIATTSFAKIDSRLSFGHVPEPGVHVATITRPRLFANYLRQQIGLLIENHGVPVEIGLSDTPIPVHFAVSGDPTIAVPQQGASAFTLRDHFDVPELSTTNDDIVNGTFQPGPGGEMPLAPFTAQRVDYSLARLSHYTATDPEHFQNHVLFTNYQFYVNEFETYARQVLGDPKSGYTSFVATGNAEITEADASLIMPHKLPQMPTYHLKRPDGSGITLVNIGVGPSNAKTATDHIAVLRPHAWVMVGHCAGLRNSQSLGDFVLAHAYLREDKVLDDDLPVWVPVPALAEIQIALENAVAVETQLEGYDLKRIMRTGTVASLDNRNWELRENEGPVQRLSQSRAIALDMESATIAANGFRFRVPYGTLLCVSDKPLHGELKLPGMASDFYKTQVERHLMIGIRAMESLRDMPLERLHSRKLRSFNETAFL from the coding sequence ATGGACATGGAGCATGGAGACTTTCTGGGGCCGGATTTGATGCCGGCGGCGCGGTTTGACGACCCGAAAGCGGCTGTGGAAAGGCTTTGTGAGCTTTATGACGCCGCCGTGCAGTTCCTATGCCGCGAATTTTCAAAGGCGATGGAAGGTGAGGCGCCGAGCAGACGTGCGCGCGCCTGTTATCCGCAAATACGGATCGCGACCACCAGCTTTGCCAAGATCGACAGTCGGCTGAGTTTTGGCCATGTGCCGGAACCGGGTGTTCATGTTGCAACCATTACGCGACCGCGGCTTTTTGCGAATTATCTGCGCCAACAAATCGGACTTTTGATCGAGAACCATGGCGTGCCGGTGGAAATCGGGCTGTCGGACACGCCGATTCCTGTGCATTTTGCGGTGTCGGGTGATCCGACGATCGCAGTGCCACAGCAGGGTGCCTCTGCCTTTACCCTGAGAGATCACTTCGACGTGCCAGAGTTGAGCACAACGAACGATGATATCGTGAACGGCACGTTTCAGCCGGGGCCGGGCGGAGAGATGCCGCTTGCGCCCTTTACAGCACAACGCGTGGATTACTCGCTGGCGCGTTTGTCGCATTATACAGCAACGGACCCAGAGCATTTTCAGAACCATGTGCTCTTTACCAACTATCAGTTCTATGTGAACGAGTTCGAGACCTATGCGCGTCAGGTTCTGGGGGATCCAAAAAGCGGCTACACCAGTTTTGTCGCAACGGGAAACGCCGAGATCACCGAGGCAGATGCGTCGTTGATCATGCCACACAAATTGCCGCAAATGCCGACCTATCATTTGAAGCGCCCGGACGGGTCAGGGATCACACTTGTCAATATCGGGGTTGGGCCGTCGAACGCCAAAACGGCGACGGATCACATTGCGGTGCTGCGCCCGCATGCCTGGGTTATGGTTGGACATTGTGCGGGGCTGAGAAACTCGCAATCTCTGGGTGATTTCGTGTTGGCACATGCGTATCTGCGTGAAGACAAGGTGTTGGACGATGATCTGCCGGTTTGGGTGCCGGTGCCCGCGTTGGCGGAGATACAGATCGCTTTGGAAAACGCTGTGGCTGTAGAGACGCAATTAGAGGGATATGACCTGAAGCGGATTATGCGGACGGGGACAGTCGCCAGTCTTGATAACCGCAATTGGGAACTGCGTGAGAATGAGGGGCCTGTGCAACGCTTAAGCCAAAGCAGGGCGATTGCGCTGGATATGGAGAGCGCAACGATTGCGGCAAACGGGTTCCGTTTTCGGGTGCCTTATGGCACTTTGCTGTGCGTGTCTGACAAGCCATTGCATGGCGAATTGAAACTACCGGGCATGGCCTCGGATTTCTATAAAACACAAGTTGAGCGGCATTTGATGATAGGGATTCGCGCTATGGAGTCGCTGCGTGATATGCCGCTTGAACGGCTACATTCGCGGAAATTACGTAGCTTCAACGAAACAGCGTTCCTCTGA
- a CDS encoding VOC family protein, with product MDYETVDAADFGASLRGLGINILCHDLRATARFLEQVFDMQAHRLSDDFAIMTYGSAVFQLHQDTTYTKNPLLNLLPENPPRGAGVEIRLYDTDPDIAAARAESAGGTLLQPATDKPHGLREAYILDPDGYAWVPSRPL from the coding sequence ATGGATTATGAAACCGTCGACGCCGCCGATTTCGGCGCGAGCCTGCGCGGTCTTGGCATCAATATTCTCTGCCACGACCTGCGCGCCACGGCTCGTTTCCTCGAACAGGTCTTCGATATGCAGGCTCATCGTCTGTCCGATGACTTTGCCATCATGACTTATGGCAGCGCAGTGTTTCAGCTTCACCAAGACACCACTTACACCAAAAACCCGCTGCTGAACCTGCTCCCTGAAAACCCTCCCCGCGGCGCAGGGGTCGAAATCCGGCTATATGATACAGACCCGGATATCGCCGCCGCCCGCGCCGAAAGCGCCGGTGGTACACTCTTGCAACCCGCAACAGACAAACCCCACGGCCTTCGCGAAGCCTATATCCTTGATCCTGACGGGTATGCGTGGGTGCCTTCTCGGCCGTTATGA
- a CDS encoding class II aldolase and adducin N-terminal domain-containing protein produces the protein MTVTSLRPNMDHWQERVDLAAAFRWTERLNMHEGVANHFSLAINDDGTRFLMNPNQMHFARIRASDLLEIDANNPETLTGPNAPDPTAWGLHGALHRHCPHARCAMHVHSIHATVLASLADSTLPPIDQNCATFYNRVVIDEHYGGLAFEEEGERCAALFSDPSKKVMVMGNHGIMIIGATVAETFNRLYYFERAAETYIRALQTGRELRILPDEIAEKTARELEAYPEQDARHLSELKAILDEEGSTYAS, from the coding sequence ATGACCGTCACCTCCCTGCGCCCGAATATGGATCACTGGCAAGAGCGTGTTGATCTCGCCGCTGCCTTCCGCTGGACAGAGCGGCTCAACATGCATGAGGGCGTCGCCAATCACTTTAGCCTTGCGATCAATGACGACGGCACACGGTTCCTGATGAACCCCAACCAAATGCATTTTGCCCGCATCCGCGCGTCGGATTTGCTCGAAATTGATGCCAACAACCCGGAAACCCTTACTGGTCCGAACGCCCCCGATCCAACGGCTTGGGGATTACACGGCGCTTTGCATCGCCACTGTCCTCATGCCCGCTGCGCCATGCACGTGCATTCCATTCATGCCACCGTGCTCGCCTCGCTGGCGGACAGCACCTTGCCGCCAATCGACCAGAATTGCGCAACCTTCTACAACCGCGTCGTGATTGATGAACACTACGGCGGCCTCGCATTCGAAGAAGAAGGCGAACGCTGCGCCGCGCTCTTTTCCGACCCCTCAAAGAAGGTCATGGTGATGGGCAATCATGGCATCATGATCATTGGCGCCACGGTCGCGGAAACCTTCAATCGCCTCTATTATTTCGAGCGCGCCGCAGAAACCTATATCCGCGCGTTGCAAACCGGCCGCGAGCTGCGCATTTTGCCCGATGAAATCGCCGAAAAAACAGCGCGTGAGCTCGAAGCATACCCAGAGCAAGACGCCCGGCACCTCAGCGAATTAAAAGCGATCCTTGATGAAGAAGGCTCAACCTACGCGTCCTGA
- a CDS encoding acyl-CoA dehydrogenase family protein: protein MHFALTDEQQMIVDTTRSFVEKELYPHEAEVEQSGHLSMDVIRTVQAKAMDAGLYAANMPEDVGGAGLDTLSWLLYEKELGRANYALHWTCVARPSNILLAGTPEQREKYLAPCIRGETWDCLAMTEPGAGSDLRGMKATARKDGDDFILNGTKHFISHADIAGFSIVFMATGEEDTPRGPKKLITAFFVDKGTPGFRVRDGYRNVSHRGYTNSVLEFDDCRLPASAVLGEVHQGFQVANDWLGATRLQVAATSLGRAERALEHAISYAAERRQFGQQIGKFQGVSFKLADMAMELKAANLLTWEAAWKFDQGTVTEADMSMAKLKATEVLAMIADEAIQIHGGMGLMDELPLERIWRDARVERIWEGTSEIQRHIISRELLRPHGA, encoded by the coding sequence ATGCACTTCGCACTGACCGACGAACAGCAAATGATCGTCGACACCACCCGCAGTTTCGTCGAAAAGGAACTCTACCCGCACGAGGCCGAGGTCGAGCAGAGCGGCCATCTTTCGATGGATGTCATCCGCACGGTGCAGGCCAAGGCCATGGACGCTGGCCTTTACGCCGCCAACATGCCCGAAGATGTGGGGGGCGCGGGGCTCGATACCCTTTCATGGCTACTCTATGAAAAAGAACTCGGACGCGCCAATTACGCGTTACACTGGACCTGTGTTGCAAGGCCCTCCAACATCCTGCTTGCGGGCACGCCGGAACAACGCGAGAAATACCTCGCGCCCTGTATTCGAGGCGAAACCTGGGATTGCCTTGCCATGACCGAACCCGGCGCCGGCTCGGATTTGCGCGGGATGAAAGCCACAGCCAGAAAAGATGGTGACGATTTCATCCTCAATGGCACCAAGCATTTTATATCGCACGCCGATATTGCCGGGTTTTCCATCGTTTTTATGGCCACCGGCGAAGAGGACACACCGCGCGGCCCAAAGAAGCTGATCACAGCTTTCTTTGTCGACAAAGGCACGCCCGGATTCAGGGTCCGCGACGGCTATCGCAACGTCAGTCACCGTGGATATACCAATTCGGTGCTTGAATTCGACGATTGCCGCTTGCCCGCCTCTGCGGTTCTGGGAGAAGTCCACCAAGGGTTTCAGGTCGCCAATGACTGGCTCGGCGCGACCCGCTTGCAAGTGGCCGCAACCAGCCTCGGGCGCGCTGAGCGCGCTTTGGAACACGCCATTTCCTATGCCGCTGAACGCCGCCAATTCGGCCAACAGATTGGCAAGTTCCAAGGCGTCAGCTTCAAACTGGCCGACATGGCGATGGAGCTGAAAGCCGCCAATCTTCTGACGTGGGAGGCCGCTTGGAAATTCGATCAAGGCACCGTGACCGAGGCCGACATGTCGATGGCGAAACTGAAAGCAACCGAAGTTTTGGCCATGATCGCCGATGAAGCCATCCAGATTCATGGCGGTATGGGGCTGATGGATGAATTGCCCCTCGAACGCATCTGGCGCGATGCGCGGGTCGAACGTATCTGGGAGGGCACGTCGGAAATTCAACGCCACATCATAAGCCGCGAACTTCTTCGCCCGCACGGGGCGTGA